The Henckelia pumila isolate YLH828 chromosome 2, ASM3356847v2, whole genome shotgun sequence genome includes a window with the following:
- the LOC140882627 gene encoding protein RETICULATA-RELATED 1, chloroplastic-like: MSYTCPTAGGFTVAKAPESLHHFITSRNAIVDFKFFADSTPCNHQFLKLRHDMPSHVKCSEKEIWTESSLSSGNFENMKVDDHGGGGDGGNGRSPGGGGGGGEDNDGEGEEFGPIIRYDEVIEEAEKLGATLPADMLEAAKSTGIRGLILSRYIDLQGSAWPLGFFMRHCSMLRNRMLADPSFLFKVGTEVVIDSCCATFAEVNKRGKDFWAEFELYAADLLVGIVVDIALVGMLAPYARIGKRSISSGFFGRMQHVCGALPSSVFEAERPGIRFSLQQRIGTYFYKGVLYGSVGFGCGIIGQGIANMIMNAKRNIKKSDKDIPVPPLLKSAALWGVFLAVSSNTRYQIVNGLESLVEASPLAKKIPPVALAFTVGVRFANNIYGGMQFVDWARWSGVQ, encoded by the exons ATGTCGTACACTTGTCCTACGGCCGGCGGCTTCACGGTCGCGAAAGCGCCGGAGTCACTACATCACTTCATCACGAGCAGAAACGCCATTGTTGATTTCAAATTCTTCGCAGATTCCACCCCTTGCAATCACCAATTCCTTAAACTGAGGCACGATATGCCGTCTCATGTCAAGTGTTCTGAGAAAGAGATATGGACGGAATCGAGTCTTTCATCGGGAAATTTCGAGAATATGAAAGTTGATGATCATGGAGGCGGCGGAGATGGTGGCAATGGACGCTCTCCTGGAGGAGGAGGTGGTGGAGGAGAGGACAATGATGGTGAGGGGGAGGAGTTCGGTCCTATTATTAGGTATGATGAGGTAATAGAAGAGGCAGAAAAACTAGGGGCGACTCTGCCTGCTGATATGCTGGAAGCTGCGAAATCCACAGGGATTCGTGGACTGATTCTTTCCCGCTACATAGATTTGCAG GGTTCAGCTTGGCCTTTAGGATTTTTTATGAGACATTGCTCCATGCTTCGAAACCGGATGCTGGCCGATCCCTCGTTTTTGTTCAAAGTTGGAACCGAG GTGGTGATTGATTCTTGTTGCGCAACATTTGCTGAAGTTAATAAAAGAGGGAAGGATTTCTGGGCAGAATTCGAATTGTATGCTGCAGATCTTTTAGTTGGTATTGTTGTTGACATTGCTTTAGTCGGTATGTTGGCGCCTTATGCCCGTATAGGCAAACGATCCATCTCAAGTGGATTTTTTGGACGCATGCAGCATGTCTGTGGTGCTCTTCCCAGCAG TGTTTTTGAAGCTGAGAGACCTGGAATTAGATTCTCATTGCAGCAGCGGATTGGCACATACTTTTACAAG GGTGTATTATATGGCTCTGTTGGGTTCGGATGTGGTATCATTGGCCAAGGAATTGCTAATATGATCATGAACGCTAAAAG GAATATCAAGAAGTCGGATAAAGACATACCCGTGCCTCCGTTGTTGAAAAGTGCTGCATTGTGGG gtgtttttCTTGCGGTGTCTTCTAACACCCGTTACCAAATAGTAAATGGATTGGAATCTCTCGTTGAAGCCTCGCCTTTAGCTAAGAAAATCCCACCTGTGGCTTTGGCCTTCACAGTAGGTGTACGGTTTGCAAATAATATCTACGGTGGAATGCAGTTTGTGGACTGGGCTAGATGGAGTGGAGTCCAATAG
- the LOC140880236 gene encoding BTB/POZ domain-containing protein At3g44820-like isoform X1, producing MATHAGKISGFYCKGNDWYCNTSLPSDVTLVLDGVNFHLHKFPLISRCGKVAKFIEQSPSTSDKTLEITLKEFPGAVDTFLAAVKFCYGHRIEFTPRNIVSLYCAADYLDMTDDFGEDNLLSKSEIFFHKQVLKSWKNCILALRSCEPVFPRLDKLHIIIRCLDALSVMVCTDPSLFGWPMMMYGSLQSPGGSILWNGINTGAKIHSFESDWWFEDVSFLGVELFERLIRTMDAKGIRSETLVRAIMHYCKKYLPGLDRWKGGQVGISRTVTSFTMTPAVVDQLFLLERVVKLLPEKKGKAFCRFLLGLLRVALILGANNACLDSLERRIGIQLELATLDGLLIPSYSDSDNLYDTDCVERMICIFVLSEAKFTSISPSSLDQETSPVTVRWKKVAKLVDSYIAEVASDVNLKPKKVRSLAEALPETSRSLHDGLYRALDIYFKTHPWLSEKEREQLCSIIDYQKLSIDACAHASHNERLPLRVTFQVLYFEQIQLKMALARYRHVLDAQNAPAASLVETSGQIFQRDGWVTLVRENHVLKTDMERMRPRVEELEQEFGKIKEEMKRVAKPHNYLSSPRIIARRNGCNLFVRHSNAQSDVLESMTPTPRASVDQARPSTPHSRNRRSFSLL from the exons ATGGCGACTCATGCTGGAAAAATTTCTGGCTTTTATTGCAAAGGAAATGATTG GTACTGCAACACAAGTCTTCCAAGCGATGTAACATTGGTATTGGATGGAGTCAACTTTCATCTTCACAAG TTTCCTCTTATTTCAAGATGTGGGAAGGTAGCTAAATTCATTGAACAGTCTCCAAGTACCTCTGATAAAACTCTCGAAATAACTCTCAAAGAATTTCCGGGCGCTGTTGATACATTTTTAGCAGCAGTCAAATTCTGTTATGGTCACCGGATCGAGTTCACGCCAAGAAATATTGTATCTTTGTATTGTGCAGCAGACTATCTCGATATGACTGATGATTTTGGAGAAGATAATTTGTTGTCCAAGTCCGAAATTTTCTTCcataaacaagtacttaaatcCTGGAAGAATTGCATTTTAGCTCTCAGAAGCTGTGAACCAGTTTTTCCAAGATTGGACAAACTTCACATCATAATCCGTTGTCTAGATGCTTTATCGGTGATGGTCTGTACTGACCCCAGTTTATTTGGATGGCCTATGATGATGTACGGTAGCCTGCAGAGCCCTGGGGGTAGCATACTGTGGAACGGTATAAACACCGGAGCAAAAATCCACAGTTTTGAATCTGATTGGTGGTTCGAGGATGTTTCATTCTTAGGCGTTGAATTGTTTGAGAGACTAATTCGGACAATGGATGCCAAAGGAATAAGATCTGAAACTTTAGTGCGTGCCATAATGCACTATTGCAAGAAATACCTTCCAGGATTGGACCGATGGAAAGGAGGACAAGTTGGTATATCTAGAACAGTTACTAGTTTTACCATGACACCAGCTGTTGTTGATCAACTATTTCTCTTGGAACGTGTAGTGAAATTACTTCCAGAGAAAAAGGGTAAAGCTTTCTGCCGTTTTTTGCTGGGACTCTTACGGGTGGCGTTAATATTGGGAGCTAACAATGCATGTCTGGATTCTTTGGAAAGGAGAATAGGCATACAGTTAGAATTGGCAACCTTGGATGGTTTACTTATACCTAGTTATTCGGATTCTGATAACTTATATGACACCGATTGTGTTGAAAGAATGATTTGTATATTTGTATTGTCTGAAGCAAAATTCACTTCCATATCTCCGTCATCTCTAGACCAAGAAACGTCACCCGTAACTGTACGCTGGAAGAAAGTCGCCAAACTTGTAGATAGTTATATTGCAGAGGTTGCTTCTGATGTGAACCTGAAACCCAAGAAAGTACGTTCTCTAGCAGAAGCTCTGCCGGAAACTTCTAGATCTTTGCATGACGGTTTATACCGAGCATTAGATATATACTTCAAG ACACATCCCTGGCTCTCGGAGAAAGAGCGGGAGCAGCTCTGCAGCATCATTGATTATCAGAAGCTCTCCATTGATGCTTGTGCTCATGCATCCCATAATGAAAGGTTACCACTTCGAGTCACATTTCAAGTATTGTACTTTGAGCAAATTCAGTTGAAAATGGCTTTAGCTCGTTACCGCCATGTTCTTGATGCCCAAAATGCACCTGCAGCTTCCCTCGTTGAAACGTCAGGTCAAATATTTCAACGAGATGGATGGGTTACTCTTGTCCGAGAAAACCATGTGCTGAAAACGGACATGGAAAGGATGAGGCCACGAGTAGAAGAACTTGAACAAGAATTTGGGAAGATAAAGGAAGAGATGAAAAGGGTAGCAAAGCCACATAACTACCTCAGTTCTCCTCGCATCATTGCTAGAAGGAATGGATGCAACTTATTTGTTCGTCATTCAAATGCACAAAGTGACGTCCTGGAGAGCATGACGCCTACACCAAGAGCATCGGTCGACCAAGCACGGCCATCTACACCTCATTCTCGCAATCGCAGAAGTTTCTCTTTGCTTTGA
- the LOC140880236 gene encoding BTB/POZ domain-containing protein At3g44820-like isoform X2 has translation MLDRYCNTSLPSDVTLVLDGVNFHLHKFPLISRCGKVAKFIEQSPSTSDKTLEITLKEFPGAVDTFLAAVKFCYGHRIEFTPRNIVSLYCAADYLDMTDDFGEDNLLSKSEIFFHKQVLKSWKNCILALRSCEPVFPRLDKLHIIIRCLDALSVMVCTDPSLFGWPMMMYGSLQSPGGSILWNGINTGAKIHSFESDWWFEDVSFLGVELFERLIRTMDAKGIRSETLVRAIMHYCKKYLPGLDRWKGGQVGISRTVTSFTMTPAVVDQLFLLERVVKLLPEKKGKAFCRFLLGLLRVALILGANNACLDSLERRIGIQLELATLDGLLIPSYSDSDNLYDTDCVERMICIFVLSEAKFTSISPSSLDQETSPVTVRWKKVAKLVDSYIAEVASDVNLKPKKVRSLAEALPETSRSLHDGLYRALDIYFKTHPWLSEKEREQLCSIIDYQKLSIDACAHASHNERLPLRVTFQVLYFEQIQLKMALARYRHVLDAQNAPAASLVETSGQIFQRDGWVTLVRENHVLKTDMERMRPRVEELEQEFGKIKEEMKRVAKPHNYLSSPRIIARRNGCNLFVRHSNAQSDVLESMTPTPRASVDQARPSTPHSRNRRSFSLL, from the exons ATGCTTGATAG GTACTGCAACACAAGTCTTCCAAGCGATGTAACATTGGTATTGGATGGAGTCAACTTTCATCTTCACAAG TTTCCTCTTATTTCAAGATGTGGGAAGGTAGCTAAATTCATTGAACAGTCTCCAAGTACCTCTGATAAAACTCTCGAAATAACTCTCAAAGAATTTCCGGGCGCTGTTGATACATTTTTAGCAGCAGTCAAATTCTGTTATGGTCACCGGATCGAGTTCACGCCAAGAAATATTGTATCTTTGTATTGTGCAGCAGACTATCTCGATATGACTGATGATTTTGGAGAAGATAATTTGTTGTCCAAGTCCGAAATTTTCTTCcataaacaagtacttaaatcCTGGAAGAATTGCATTTTAGCTCTCAGAAGCTGTGAACCAGTTTTTCCAAGATTGGACAAACTTCACATCATAATCCGTTGTCTAGATGCTTTATCGGTGATGGTCTGTACTGACCCCAGTTTATTTGGATGGCCTATGATGATGTACGGTAGCCTGCAGAGCCCTGGGGGTAGCATACTGTGGAACGGTATAAACACCGGAGCAAAAATCCACAGTTTTGAATCTGATTGGTGGTTCGAGGATGTTTCATTCTTAGGCGTTGAATTGTTTGAGAGACTAATTCGGACAATGGATGCCAAAGGAATAAGATCTGAAACTTTAGTGCGTGCCATAATGCACTATTGCAAGAAATACCTTCCAGGATTGGACCGATGGAAAGGAGGACAAGTTGGTATATCTAGAACAGTTACTAGTTTTACCATGACACCAGCTGTTGTTGATCAACTATTTCTCTTGGAACGTGTAGTGAAATTACTTCCAGAGAAAAAGGGTAAAGCTTTCTGCCGTTTTTTGCTGGGACTCTTACGGGTGGCGTTAATATTGGGAGCTAACAATGCATGTCTGGATTCTTTGGAAAGGAGAATAGGCATACAGTTAGAATTGGCAACCTTGGATGGTTTACTTATACCTAGTTATTCGGATTCTGATAACTTATATGACACCGATTGTGTTGAAAGAATGATTTGTATATTTGTATTGTCTGAAGCAAAATTCACTTCCATATCTCCGTCATCTCTAGACCAAGAAACGTCACCCGTAACTGTACGCTGGAAGAAAGTCGCCAAACTTGTAGATAGTTATATTGCAGAGGTTGCTTCTGATGTGAACCTGAAACCCAAGAAAGTACGTTCTCTAGCAGAAGCTCTGCCGGAAACTTCTAGATCTTTGCATGACGGTTTATACCGAGCATTAGATATATACTTCAAG ACACATCCCTGGCTCTCGGAGAAAGAGCGGGAGCAGCTCTGCAGCATCATTGATTATCAGAAGCTCTCCATTGATGCTTGTGCTCATGCATCCCATAATGAAAGGTTACCACTTCGAGTCACATTTCAAGTATTGTACTTTGAGCAAATTCAGTTGAAAATGGCTTTAGCTCGTTACCGCCATGTTCTTGATGCCCAAAATGCACCTGCAGCTTCCCTCGTTGAAACGTCAGGTCAAATATTTCAACGAGATGGATGGGTTACTCTTGTCCGAGAAAACCATGTGCTGAAAACGGACATGGAAAGGATGAGGCCACGAGTAGAAGAACTTGAACAAGAATTTGGGAAGATAAAGGAAGAGATGAAAAGGGTAGCAAAGCCACATAACTACCTCAGTTCTCCTCGCATCATTGCTAGAAGGAATGGATGCAACTTATTTGTTCGTCATTCAAATGCACAAAGTGACGTCCTGGAGAGCATGACGCCTACACCAAGAGCATCGGTCGACCAAGCACGGCCATCTACACCTCATTCTCGCAATCGCAGAAGTTTCTCTTTGCTTTGA
- the LOC140880236 gene encoding BTB/POZ domain-containing protein At3g44820-like isoform X4, which yields MESTFIFTRCGKVAKFIEQSPSTSDKTLEITLKEFPGAVDTFLAAVKFCYGHRIEFTPRNIVSLYCAADYLDMTDDFGEDNLLSKSEIFFHKQVLKSWKNCILALRSCEPVFPRLDKLHIIIRCLDALSVMVCTDPSLFGWPMMMYGSLQSPGGSILWNGINTGAKIHSFESDWWFEDVSFLGVELFERLIRTMDAKGIRSETLVRAIMHYCKKYLPGLDRWKGGQVGISRTVTSFTMTPAVVDQLFLLERVVKLLPEKKGKAFCRFLLGLLRVALILGANNACLDSLERRIGIQLELATLDGLLIPSYSDSDNLYDTDCVERMICIFVLSEAKFTSISPSSLDQETSPVTVRWKKVAKLVDSYIAEVASDVNLKPKKVRSLAEALPETSRSLHDGLYRALDIYFKTHPWLSEKEREQLCSIIDYQKLSIDACAHASHNERLPLRVTFQVLYFEQIQLKMALARYRHVLDAQNAPAASLVETSGQIFQRDGWVTLVRENHVLKTDMERMRPRVEELEQEFGKIKEEMKRVAKPHNYLSSPRIIARRNGCNLFVRHSNAQSDVLESMTPTPRASVDQARPSTPHSRNRRSFSLL from the exons ATGGAGTCAACTTTCATCTTCACAAG ATGTGGGAAGGTAGCTAAATTCATTGAACAGTCTCCAAGTACCTCTGATAAAACTCTCGAAATAACTCTCAAAGAATTTCCGGGCGCTGTTGATACATTTTTAGCAGCAGTCAAATTCTGTTATGGTCACCGGATCGAGTTCACGCCAAGAAATATTGTATCTTTGTATTGTGCAGCAGACTATCTCGATATGACTGATGATTTTGGAGAAGATAATTTGTTGTCCAAGTCCGAAATTTTCTTCcataaacaagtacttaaatcCTGGAAGAATTGCATTTTAGCTCTCAGAAGCTGTGAACCAGTTTTTCCAAGATTGGACAAACTTCACATCATAATCCGTTGTCTAGATGCTTTATCGGTGATGGTCTGTACTGACCCCAGTTTATTTGGATGGCCTATGATGATGTACGGTAGCCTGCAGAGCCCTGGGGGTAGCATACTGTGGAACGGTATAAACACCGGAGCAAAAATCCACAGTTTTGAATCTGATTGGTGGTTCGAGGATGTTTCATTCTTAGGCGTTGAATTGTTTGAGAGACTAATTCGGACAATGGATGCCAAAGGAATAAGATCTGAAACTTTAGTGCGTGCCATAATGCACTATTGCAAGAAATACCTTCCAGGATTGGACCGATGGAAAGGAGGACAAGTTGGTATATCTAGAACAGTTACTAGTTTTACCATGACACCAGCTGTTGTTGATCAACTATTTCTCTTGGAACGTGTAGTGAAATTACTTCCAGAGAAAAAGGGTAAAGCTTTCTGCCGTTTTTTGCTGGGACTCTTACGGGTGGCGTTAATATTGGGAGCTAACAATGCATGTCTGGATTCTTTGGAAAGGAGAATAGGCATACAGTTAGAATTGGCAACCTTGGATGGTTTACTTATACCTAGTTATTCGGATTCTGATAACTTATATGACACCGATTGTGTTGAAAGAATGATTTGTATATTTGTATTGTCTGAAGCAAAATTCACTTCCATATCTCCGTCATCTCTAGACCAAGAAACGTCACCCGTAACTGTACGCTGGAAGAAAGTCGCCAAACTTGTAGATAGTTATATTGCAGAGGTTGCTTCTGATGTGAACCTGAAACCCAAGAAAGTACGTTCTCTAGCAGAAGCTCTGCCGGAAACTTCTAGATCTTTGCATGACGGTTTATACCGAGCATTAGATATATACTTCAAG ACACATCCCTGGCTCTCGGAGAAAGAGCGGGAGCAGCTCTGCAGCATCATTGATTATCAGAAGCTCTCCATTGATGCTTGTGCTCATGCATCCCATAATGAAAGGTTACCACTTCGAGTCACATTTCAAGTATTGTACTTTGAGCAAATTCAGTTGAAAATGGCTTTAGCTCGTTACCGCCATGTTCTTGATGCCCAAAATGCACCTGCAGCTTCCCTCGTTGAAACGTCAGGTCAAATATTTCAACGAGATGGATGGGTTACTCTTGTCCGAGAAAACCATGTGCTGAAAACGGACATGGAAAGGATGAGGCCACGAGTAGAAGAACTTGAACAAGAATTTGGGAAGATAAAGGAAGAGATGAAAAGGGTAGCAAAGCCACATAACTACCTCAGTTCTCCTCGCATCATTGCTAGAAGGAATGGATGCAACTTATTTGTTCGTCATTCAAATGCACAAAGTGACGTCCTGGAGAGCATGACGCCTACACCAAGAGCATCGGTCGACCAAGCACGGCCATCTACACCTCATTCTCGCAATCGCAGAAGTTTCTCTTTGCTTTGA
- the LOC140880236 gene encoding BTB/POZ domain-containing protein At3g44820-like isoform X3 has translation MLISQFPLISRCGKVAKFIEQSPSTSDKTLEITLKEFPGAVDTFLAAVKFCYGHRIEFTPRNIVSLYCAADYLDMTDDFGEDNLLSKSEIFFHKQVLKSWKNCILALRSCEPVFPRLDKLHIIIRCLDALSVMVCTDPSLFGWPMMMYGSLQSPGGSILWNGINTGAKIHSFESDWWFEDVSFLGVELFERLIRTMDAKGIRSETLVRAIMHYCKKYLPGLDRWKGGQVGISRTVTSFTMTPAVVDQLFLLERVVKLLPEKKGKAFCRFLLGLLRVALILGANNACLDSLERRIGIQLELATLDGLLIPSYSDSDNLYDTDCVERMICIFVLSEAKFTSISPSSLDQETSPVTVRWKKVAKLVDSYIAEVASDVNLKPKKVRSLAEALPETSRSLHDGLYRALDIYFKTHPWLSEKEREQLCSIIDYQKLSIDACAHASHNERLPLRVTFQVLYFEQIQLKMALARYRHVLDAQNAPAASLVETSGQIFQRDGWVTLVRENHVLKTDMERMRPRVEELEQEFGKIKEEMKRVAKPHNYLSSPRIIARRNGCNLFVRHSNAQSDVLESMTPTPRASVDQARPSTPHSRNRRSFSLL, from the exons ATGCTTATTTCCCAGTTTCCTCTTATTTCAAGATGTGGGAAGGTAGCTAAATTCATTGAACAGTCTCCAAGTACCTCTGATAAAACTCTCGAAATAACTCTCAAAGAATTTCCGGGCGCTGTTGATACATTTTTAGCAGCAGTCAAATTCTGTTATGGTCACCGGATCGAGTTCACGCCAAGAAATATTGTATCTTTGTATTGTGCAGCAGACTATCTCGATATGACTGATGATTTTGGAGAAGATAATTTGTTGTCCAAGTCCGAAATTTTCTTCcataaacaagtacttaaatcCTGGAAGAATTGCATTTTAGCTCTCAGAAGCTGTGAACCAGTTTTTCCAAGATTGGACAAACTTCACATCATAATCCGTTGTCTAGATGCTTTATCGGTGATGGTCTGTACTGACCCCAGTTTATTTGGATGGCCTATGATGATGTACGGTAGCCTGCAGAGCCCTGGGGGTAGCATACTGTGGAACGGTATAAACACCGGAGCAAAAATCCACAGTTTTGAATCTGATTGGTGGTTCGAGGATGTTTCATTCTTAGGCGTTGAATTGTTTGAGAGACTAATTCGGACAATGGATGCCAAAGGAATAAGATCTGAAACTTTAGTGCGTGCCATAATGCACTATTGCAAGAAATACCTTCCAGGATTGGACCGATGGAAAGGAGGACAAGTTGGTATATCTAGAACAGTTACTAGTTTTACCATGACACCAGCTGTTGTTGATCAACTATTTCTCTTGGAACGTGTAGTGAAATTACTTCCAGAGAAAAAGGGTAAAGCTTTCTGCCGTTTTTTGCTGGGACTCTTACGGGTGGCGTTAATATTGGGAGCTAACAATGCATGTCTGGATTCTTTGGAAAGGAGAATAGGCATACAGTTAGAATTGGCAACCTTGGATGGTTTACTTATACCTAGTTATTCGGATTCTGATAACTTATATGACACCGATTGTGTTGAAAGAATGATTTGTATATTTGTATTGTCTGAAGCAAAATTCACTTCCATATCTCCGTCATCTCTAGACCAAGAAACGTCACCCGTAACTGTACGCTGGAAGAAAGTCGCCAAACTTGTAGATAGTTATATTGCAGAGGTTGCTTCTGATGTGAACCTGAAACCCAAGAAAGTACGTTCTCTAGCAGAAGCTCTGCCGGAAACTTCTAGATCTTTGCATGACGGTTTATACCGAGCATTAGATATATACTTCAAG ACACATCCCTGGCTCTCGGAGAAAGAGCGGGAGCAGCTCTGCAGCATCATTGATTATCAGAAGCTCTCCATTGATGCTTGTGCTCATGCATCCCATAATGAAAGGTTACCACTTCGAGTCACATTTCAAGTATTGTACTTTGAGCAAATTCAGTTGAAAATGGCTTTAGCTCGTTACCGCCATGTTCTTGATGCCCAAAATGCACCTGCAGCTTCCCTCGTTGAAACGTCAGGTCAAATATTTCAACGAGATGGATGGGTTACTCTTGTCCGAGAAAACCATGTGCTGAAAACGGACATGGAAAGGATGAGGCCACGAGTAGAAGAACTTGAACAAGAATTTGGGAAGATAAAGGAAGAGATGAAAAGGGTAGCAAAGCCACATAACTACCTCAGTTCTCCTCGCATCATTGCTAGAAGGAATGGATGCAACTTATTTGTTCGTCATTCAAATGCACAAAGTGACGTCCTGGAGAGCATGACGCCTACACCAAGAGCATCGGTCGACCAAGCACGGCCATCTACACCTCATTCTCGCAATCGCAGAAGTTTCTCTTTGCTTTGA
- the LOC140880236 gene encoding BTB/POZ domain-containing protein At3g44820-like isoform X5, translating into MTDDFGEDNLLSKSEIFFHKQVLKSWKNCILALRSCEPVFPRLDKLHIIIRCLDALSVMVCTDPSLFGWPMMMYGSLQSPGGSILWNGINTGAKIHSFESDWWFEDVSFLGVELFERLIRTMDAKGIRSETLVRAIMHYCKKYLPGLDRWKGGQVGISRTVTSFTMTPAVVDQLFLLERVVKLLPEKKGKAFCRFLLGLLRVALILGANNACLDSLERRIGIQLELATLDGLLIPSYSDSDNLYDTDCVERMICIFVLSEAKFTSISPSSLDQETSPVTVRWKKVAKLVDSYIAEVASDVNLKPKKVRSLAEALPETSRSLHDGLYRALDIYFKTHPWLSEKEREQLCSIIDYQKLSIDACAHASHNERLPLRVTFQVLYFEQIQLKMALARYRHVLDAQNAPAASLVETSGQIFQRDGWVTLVRENHVLKTDMERMRPRVEELEQEFGKIKEEMKRVAKPHNYLSSPRIIARRNGCNLFVRHSNAQSDVLESMTPTPRASVDQARPSTPHSRNRRSFSLL; encoded by the exons ATGACTGATGATTTTGGAGAAGATAATTTGTTGTCCAAGTCCGAAATTTTCTTCcataaacaagtacttaaatcCTGGAAGAATTGCATTTTAGCTCTCAGAAGCTGTGAACCAGTTTTTCCAAGATTGGACAAACTTCACATCATAATCCGTTGTCTAGATGCTTTATCGGTGATGGTCTGTACTGACCCCAGTTTATTTGGATGGCCTATGATGATGTACGGTAGCCTGCAGAGCCCTGGGGGTAGCATACTGTGGAACGGTATAAACACCGGAGCAAAAATCCACAGTTTTGAATCTGATTGGTGGTTCGAGGATGTTTCATTCTTAGGCGTTGAATTGTTTGAGAGACTAATTCGGACAATGGATGCCAAAGGAATAAGATCTGAAACTTTAGTGCGTGCCATAATGCACTATTGCAAGAAATACCTTCCAGGATTGGACCGATGGAAAGGAGGACAAGTTGGTATATCTAGAACAGTTACTAGTTTTACCATGACACCAGCTGTTGTTGATCAACTATTTCTCTTGGAACGTGTAGTGAAATTACTTCCAGAGAAAAAGGGTAAAGCTTTCTGCCGTTTTTTGCTGGGACTCTTACGGGTGGCGTTAATATTGGGAGCTAACAATGCATGTCTGGATTCTTTGGAAAGGAGAATAGGCATACAGTTAGAATTGGCAACCTTGGATGGTTTACTTATACCTAGTTATTCGGATTCTGATAACTTATATGACACCGATTGTGTTGAAAGAATGATTTGTATATTTGTATTGTCTGAAGCAAAATTCACTTCCATATCTCCGTCATCTCTAGACCAAGAAACGTCACCCGTAACTGTACGCTGGAAGAAAGTCGCCAAACTTGTAGATAGTTATATTGCAGAGGTTGCTTCTGATGTGAACCTGAAACCCAAGAAAGTACGTTCTCTAGCAGAAGCTCTGCCGGAAACTTCTAGATCTTTGCATGACGGTTTATACCGAGCATTAGATATATACTTCAAG ACACATCCCTGGCTCTCGGAGAAAGAGCGGGAGCAGCTCTGCAGCATCATTGATTATCAGAAGCTCTCCATTGATGCTTGTGCTCATGCATCCCATAATGAAAGGTTACCACTTCGAGTCACATTTCAAGTATTGTACTTTGAGCAAATTCAGTTGAAAATGGCTTTAGCTCGTTACCGCCATGTTCTTGATGCCCAAAATGCACCTGCAGCTTCCCTCGTTGAAACGTCAGGTCAAATATTTCAACGAGATGGATGGGTTACTCTTGTCCGAGAAAACCATGTGCTGAAAACGGACATGGAAAGGATGAGGCCACGAGTAGAAGAACTTGAACAAGAATTTGGGAAGATAAAGGAAGAGATGAAAAGGGTAGCAAAGCCACATAACTACCTCAGTTCTCCTCGCATCATTGCTAGAAGGAATGGATGCAACTTATTTGTTCGTCATTCAAATGCACAAAGTGACGTCCTGGAGAGCATGACGCCTACACCAAGAGCATCGGTCGACCAAGCACGGCCATCTACACCTCATTCTCGCAATCGCAGAAGTTTCTCTTTGCTTTGA